A genomic region of Trueperaceae bacterium contains the following coding sequences:
- a CDS encoding methylated-DNA--[protein]-cysteine S-methyltransferase encodes MIRYQKLHSPIGTLRVAENDAGLVAVLFEEQPPREGWLPVDELDSGAGDQLRAYFEGELRAFDLPLAPRGTEFQRQVWQAVSTIPYGDTRSYLEIAESFGHGAAVRAVGAANGKNPLPIVVPCHRVVGTDGSLTGYAGGFARKRRLLELEQPGRYGPGPLFTN; translated from the coding sequence ATGATCCGTTACCAGAAGCTTCACTCCCCGATCGGCACGCTCCGTGTCGCCGAGAACGACGCCGGCCTCGTCGCCGTCCTCTTCGAAGAGCAACCGCCCCGAGAGGGCTGGCTTCCGGTCGACGAACTCGATTCCGGGGCCGGCGATCAACTGAGGGCGTACTTCGAAGGGGAGCTCAGAGCGTTCGATCTGCCCCTCGCGCCTCGAGGAACCGAGTTCCAGAGGCAGGTGTGGCAGGCGGTGAGCACGATCCCCTACGGAGACACCCGCAGCTACCTGGAGATCGCCGAATCGTTCGGCCACGGCGCGGCGGTGCGGGCGGTGGGTGCGGCCAACGGCAAGAACCCTCTGCCTATCGTCGTTCCCTGCCACCGTGTCGTGGGCACGGACGGTTCGCTTACCGGCTATGCCGGTGGATTCGCCAGGAAGCGGCGACTGCTTGAACTCGAGCAGCCCGGCAGATACGGCCCTGGGCCGCTGTTCACGAACTGA